The Sulfolobales archaeon genome has a segment encoding these proteins:
- a CDS encoding ribose 1,5-bisphosphate isomerase, translated as MIPEEVIRIADDIKSMRIRGAGRIARAAADALMIAAKSYRGDLDGFVKYMEKISKILLSTRPTAVSLPNAISYVMKATRRRYRSVEEAIEAVVRAAIEFKEYSERALELIGEIGSKMIEDGMVIMTHCNSSAVTSILSRAWGDGKRFRVYATETRPRYQGYITARDLASRGIPTTLITDSAVAYVMRKADLVLVGADAIASNGALINKIGTSQVALAAKVYGVPFYVAAETYKFSPYTLAGEAVEIEERDPREIL; from the coding sequence ATGATCCCCGAGGAGGTTATTAGAATAGCGGATGATATCAAGAGCATGAGGATAAGGGGTGCTGGGAGGATAGCTAGGGCTGCTGCAGATGCTCTGATGATAGCTGCTAAAAGCTATAGAGGAGATCTAGATGGCTTTGTCAAATACATGGAGAAGATCTCTAAGATCCTATTATCTACAAGACCCACAGCCGTGTCCCTCCCAAACGCTATATCATATGTTATGAAAGCCACTAGGAGGAGATATAGAAGTGTTGAGGAGGCTATAGAAGCTGTTGTGAGGGCTGCCATAGAGTTTAAGGAGTACTCCGAGAGGGCGTTAGAGTTGATAGGGGAGATAGGGTCTAAGATGATTGAAGATGGGATGGTGATCATGACTCACTGCAACTCATCCGCAGTAACATCTATATTATCTAGGGCATGGGGGGATGGTAAGAGATTCAGGGTATATGCAACAGAGACCAGACCTAGGTATCAGGGGTATATAACAGCTAGAGATCTAGCTTCGAGGGGTATCCCAACAACCCTTATAACAGATTCCGCAGTAGCATATGTAATGAGAAAAGCCGATCTCGTGCTAGTGGGTGCAGACGCTATTGCCTCGAACGGAGCCCTCATAAATAAGATCGGGACATCACAAGTGGCTCTCGCAGCCAAGGTATATGGGGTTCCCTTCTACGTTGCTGCAGAGACATATAAATTCTCCCCATACACACTCGCTGGGGAGGCTGTTGAGATCGAGGAGAGAGATCCTAGGGAAATCCTAGA
- a CDS encoding translation initiation factor eIF-2B — protein sequence MCGKLVEFWKVYGATEAAKSILEEFLRRINSSRSWEDLLAAIDYLYEACSARPYSALLINASRDILQEFLLSGVNSVSEAVNNISSKISRVFENVENMTTQAASIAARRIQDDEVIFTISYSGTVLKVFQNLVARGARVRAIVAESRPFGEGVEMARALRGLGVGVTLIVDSAIRSFIKRASRVVIGAEAIAANGAIINKIGTALLAIAAKEARVRLFVVSGSYKIVPETFFGELVDSPEIEIQDVPQDLISMGVKTYAPLFEAIPAEYIDAIITEKGLISPPAIPYVVRETFGSWPPRVRRVEDLYREARSLILERLRRT from the coding sequence ATGTGTGGGAAGCTAGTAGAGTTTTGGAAGGTCTATGGGGCTACGGAGGCCGCTAAGAGCATTTTAGAAGAGTTTCTCAGAAGAATCAATTCCTCTAGGAGCTGGGAAGATCTTTTAGCTGCTATCGATTATCTCTATGAGGCCTGCTCAGCAAGGCCCTATTCAGCTTTACTAATAAATGCTTCGAGAGATATATTGCAGGAATTCCTGTTAAGCGGTGTAAACAGTGTTTCTGAGGCTGTTAACAATATCTCATCGAAGATCTCGAGGGTGTTTGAGAATGTGGAGAATATGACGACCCAGGCTGCATCGATAGCAGCTAGAAGAATCCAGGATGATGAGGTGATATTCACCATATCCTATAGCGGGACGGTGCTCAAGGTCTTTCAGAACCTAGTTGCTAGGGGAGCTAGGGTGAGGGCTATTGTAGCAGAGTCGAGACCCTTTGGCGAGGGTGTTGAGATGGCTAGGGCTCTAAGGGGTCTGGGGGTTGGTGTGACGCTTATAGTGGATTCCGCTATAAGGAGCTTTATAAAGAGGGCTTCAAGGGTTGTTATAGGGGCTGAAGCTATAGCGGCTAATGGAGCTATTATAAATAAGATAGGAACGGCTCTTCTAGCTATAGCAGCTAAAGAGGCTAGGGTGAGGTTATTTGTTGTATCTGGTAGCTATAAAATTGTTCCCGAGACTTTCTTTGGAGAGCTTGTGGATTCTCCTGAGATAGAGATCCAGGATGTTCCACAGGATCTCATATCTATGGGTGTGAAGACCTACGCACCTCTCTTCGAAGCAATACCAGCTGAATATATAGATGCTATAATAACTGAGAAGGGGCTTATATCGCCTCCAGCTATTCCATATGTGGTTAGAGAGACATTTGGATCCTGGCCTCCTAGGGTTAGAAGGGTTGAGGATCTCTATAGAGAGGCTAGATCCTTGATATTGGAGAGGTTGAGAAGAACATGA
- the rnhB gene encoding ribonuclease HII yields MDRSEVIAGIDEAGRGPLIGPMVIAAVVLSKESLEELIKAGVRDSKRLSRSARERLAPLIIENSLATMVVILAPKDLDSDNINIIEIKAIERILSSISRILGFCPKTYIDLFAPLERISNLYSICPDIVAEHGADARYHVVGAASIVAKVLRDWHIERIKSLVGDFGSGYPSDPRTREWVSKAGEEDLKLISPFIRHKWATLDKLRHHVNTLDRYILNG; encoded by the coding sequence ATAGATAGGAGCGAGGTAATAGCTGGTATTGATGAGGCTGGGAGAGGCCCTCTTATAGGGCCTATGGTGATAGCAGCGGTAGTCCTCAGCAAAGAATCCCTTGAAGAACTAATCAAAGCCGGTGTTAGGGATAGTAAGAGGCTAAGCAGATCTGCTAGGGAGAGGCTAGCACCCCTTATAATAGAGAATTCGCTAGCCACAATGGTTGTTATACTAGCTCCTAAGGATCTAGATAGTGATAATATAAATATCATTGAAATCAAGGCTATAGAGAGGATTTTATCATCAATATCGAGGATCCTGGGCTTCTGCCCAAAAACATATATAGATCTCTTTGCACCGCTGGAGAGGATCTCGAATCTATATTCGATATGCCCAGACATTGTAGCTGAGCATGGGGCGGACGCTAGATACCATGTGGTTGGTGCTGCAAGCATAGTTGCTAAGGTGCTTAGAGACTGGCATATAGAGAGGATAAAGAGCCTCGTAGGGGACTTCGGCTCGGGCTACCCCTCGGACCCCAGGACTAGGGAGTGGGTTTCCAAGGCAGGGGAGGAGGATTTAAAGCTTATAAGCCCCTTTATAAGGCATAAATGGGCTACCCTTGATAAGCTGAGACACCATGTTAATACCCTAGATAGATATATTTTAAATGGTTGA
- a CDS encoding TATA-box-binding protein, translating into MIASKPEVRIENIVATVIFEHQLDLDLIEQGVSNIEYNPDQFPGLILRLDSPKVTALIFRSGKMVVTGAKKTSDLIKAVKKILRMFIKSGVTISGKPRIQIQNIVASANLGMEVLLEKAAYLLENTMYEPEQFPGLIYRLTDPKVVLLIFSSGKMVITGAKSEEEVEKAVNYTYKTLLDLNCLKKIERSEEELEKEIELEEI; encoded by the coding sequence TTGATTGCATCTAAACCTGAAGTGAGGATAGAGAACATAGTTGCAACTGTTATATTTGAGCATCAACTAGATCTAGACCTTATTGAGCAGGGTGTTTCAAATATAGAGTATAACCCAGACCAGTTTCCAGGATTGATCCTAAGGCTTGATAGCCCCAAGGTCACAGCACTGATCTTTAGATCTGGGAAGATGGTTGTTACAGGCGCTAAAAAGACCTCTGATCTTATAAAGGCTGTTAAGAAGATCCTTAGGATGTTTATTAAAAGCGGTGTAACAATCTCTGGAAAGCCGAGGATACAGATCCAGAATATAGTTGCATCAGCAAACCTAGGTATGGAGGTTCTCCTAGAGAAGGCTGCGTATCTCCTTGAGAACACCATGTACGAGCCTGAGCAATTCCCAGGATTGATCTACAGGCTAACGGATCCGAAGGTGGTTCTACTAATCTTCTCATCAGGCAAGATGGTGATAACAGGTGCTAAAAGCGAGGAGGAGGTTGAGAAGGCTGTTAACTATACATACAAAACACTTCTAGACCTCAACTGCCTAAAGAAGATCGAGAGGAGCGAGGAGGAGCTGGAGAAAGAGATAGAGCTTGAGGAGATCTAG
- a CDS encoding zinc finger domain-containing protein, translated as MIVDTSTPPICISCKKTVAPYEKGVSFNCPNCGKVVIWRCYRCRIQGIPYRCPNCNFEGP; from the coding sequence GTGATTGTGGATACAAGCACCCCTCCTATATGTATCAGCTGCAAGAAAACCGTGGCTCCCTATGAGAAGGGGGTCTCCTTTAACTGCCCAAACTGTGGTAAGGTGGTTATATGGAGATGCTATAGATGTAGGATCCAGGGTATACCATATAGATGCCCTAACTGTAATTTCGAGGGGCCATAG
- a CDS encoding elongation factor 1-beta: protein MADVIALVKVYPSEDITDMDTLARRIEESLPNIYRVVMRETIEIAYGYKALILHIRFPENTEGGTEELETRIAGVDGVSSVEVEAVTRAL, encoded by the coding sequence ATGGCAGATGTTATAGCCTTGGTTAAAGTCTATCCTTCTGAGGATATAACCGACATGGATACCCTTGCTAGGAGGATTGAGGAGAGCCTGCCAAATATATATAGGGTGGTGATGAGGGAGACTATAGAGATCGCCTATGGATATAAGGCACTTATACTCCACATAAGATTCCCAGAGAATACAGAGGGGGGTACTGAAGAGCTTGAAACAAGGATCGCTGGTGTTGATGGTGTGAGCAGCGTTGAAGTAGAGGCTGTTACAAGAGCCCTCTAA
- a CDS encoding 50S ribosomal protein L15e has protein sequence MARSMYHYISQAWKRPYDGEIGEINKARLIEWRREPVVVRIDKPTRLDRARSIGYKAKQGFIVVRVRVSKGGRERPRPNKGRRPKRMGVYGYSPEKSLQLIAEETAARKYRGLEVLGSYYVGEDGEYKWYEVILVDPNLPTIKSDPDINWITHPSQRGRVFRGKTMAGRRMRGLLSSRGLKGTHHYKWKKKQKEREKKKRHEASRGARVILPQEKYEEVFGDVK, from the coding sequence ATGGCAAGGTCTATGTACCACTATATATCACAGGCTTGGAAGAGACCATATGATGGGGAGATAGGAGAGATAAACAAGGCAAGGCTTATTGAGTGGAGGAGAGAACCCGTTGTTGTTAGGATTGATAAGCCTACAAGGCTTGATAGAGCTAGAAGTATTGGGTATAAGGCTAAGCAAGGCTTCATAGTGGTTAGGGTTAGAGTCTCTAAAGGCGGTAGAGAGAGGCCAAGGCCTAATAAGGGTAGAAGGCCGAAGAGGATGGGTGTCTATGGCTACTCACCTGAGAAGAGCCTCCAGCTAATAGCTGAAGAAACTGCTGCGAGGAAATATAGGGGTCTAGAGGTTCTGGGAAGCTATTATGTGGGTGAGGATGGCGAGTATAAGTGGTACGAGGTAATCCTTGTAGATCCTAATCTACCTACAATCAAAAGCGATCCAGATATAAACTGGATCACACATCCATCCCAGAGAGGCAGGGTATTCAGAGGTAAGACAATGGCTGGCAGGAGGATGAGGGGACTTCTAAGCAGTAGAGGTCTGAAGGGGACTCATCACTATAAGTGGAAGAAGAAGCAGAAAGAGAGGGAGAAGAAGAAGAGACACGAGGCCTCAAGGGGAGCGAGGGTTATACTTCCACAGGAGAAATACGAGGAAGTATTTGGCGATGTGAAGTAG